One Brachyspira suanatina DNA segment encodes these proteins:
- the ftsZ gene encoding cell division protein FtsZ — MNPNYRIELADNMKGSEKMALKNDSSSLDTVIKVIGVGNGGCNAVNRMIEEGLKDVDFIAMNTDAQALSRSNAPTRIVLGDRVTQGLGAGTDPEKGAEAAREDIASIEEVVSGANLVFIASSFGGGTGTGASPVVAEAAKKAGALTIGVVTKPFEYEGKLKMSRAESGIDKMLSVVDSLIIIPNENLYDMVDMDDYSYEEALSVVDDILRQGVQGISDIITQTGFINVDFADVKTMISLSNGRAHLGIGVGKGDDRLQKAITNAFENPLLDVSSIKNARGILANIVCPKDFAMREYREASKIINNYANENANIKIGVCPKEDIKDEIIVTIVATGFDANSKNGSENKDLDSNANDIINKSSTTNRDEIINNSSNNSNDAVTNKINSTVIENKIEEKNNDKKEEVKNDKSEINKVEVNEKIIAESKTVSKNAAENISEIDNINTIVKEPEEEKEVELESIQSKLESNEINKFNVENLKADDKAVIKVEDKTVIEEEKQEVKEKILVANNNDIQETKEYRFENNIRNLKKPIITKTNSFIDEENRSSINNDEENNNNSDIIETFNRTIVNNNSEYAHRYEIKNSTINNRAIEKISEEMRFEDEEKHNNPYSDYHKKPFDIVSDDYMDKHNKMGSKMSIFGETSTVDNDLEKPAFLRRQIQARNTMR; from the coding sequence ATGAATCCTAACTATCGCATAGAATTGGCAGACAATATGAAAGGGAGCGAAAAAATGGCATTAAAAAATGATTCTTCATCATTGGATACAGTAATAAAAGTAATAGGAGTCGGAAACGGCGGATGTAATGCTGTAAACAGAATGATAGAAGAAGGTTTAAAAGATGTAGACTTTATTGCCATGAATACAGATGCTCAAGCATTATCTCGTTCTAATGCTCCTACAAGAATAGTTTTGGGAGACAGAGTAACTCAAGGATTGGGAGCGGGTACAGATCCTGAAAAAGGGGCTGAAGCTGCCAGAGAAGATATTGCTAGTATAGAAGAGGTTGTAAGCGGAGCTAATTTAGTATTTATTGCAAGCAGTTTTGGAGGCGGTACAGGAACAGGAGCAAGCCCTGTTGTTGCTGAAGCTGCTAAAAAGGCTGGAGCTTTGACTATAGGTGTTGTTACTAAACCTTTTGAATATGAAGGTAAATTAAAAATGAGCCGTGCTGAATCTGGTATAGATAAAATGCTTTCAGTAGTAGACTCTCTTATCATAATACCTAATGAAAACCTTTATGATATGGTTGATATGGACGATTATAGCTATGAAGAGGCTTTATCTGTTGTAGATGATATACTTCGTCAGGGTGTACAAGGTATATCTGATATAATAACTCAAACAGGATTCATAAATGTTGACTTTGCAGATGTTAAAACTATGATTTCTCTATCTAATGGAAGAGCTCATTTAGGTATAGGAGTAGGTAAAGGTGATGACAGACTTCAAAAAGCTATTACTAATGCATTTGAAAATCCTCTTTTAGATGTTTCTAGCATCAAAAATGCTAGAGGTATACTTGCTAATATAGTTTGTCCTAAAGATTTTGCTATGAGAGAATATAGAGAGGCTAGCAAAATCATCAATAATTATGCTAATGAAAATGCTAATATAAAAATTGGTGTTTGCCCTAAAGAAGATATAAAAGATGAAATTATTGTTACTATAGTTGCTACAGGATTTGATGCTAATTCAAAAAATGGGTCTGAAAATAAAGATTTAGATTCAAATGCAAATGATATAATAAATAAATCTTCAACAACTAATAGAGATGAAATTATAAATAATAGTTCTAATAATTCTAATGATGCTGTTACGAATAAAATTAATTCTACTGTTATAGAAAACAAAATTGAAGAAAAGAATAATGATAAAAAAGAAGAAGTAAAGAATGATAAATCAGAAATTAATAAAGTAGAAGTTAATGAAAAGATTATAGCTGAAAGTAAAACTGTATCAAAAAATGCAGCTGAAAATATTAGTGAAATAGATAATATAAATACTATAGTAAAAGAACCTGAAGAAGAGAAAGAAGTTGAACTTGAAAGCATTCAATCTAAATTAGAATCTAATGAAATTAATAAATTTAATGTAGAAAATCTTAAAGCGGATGATAAAGCAGTAATAAAAGTAGAAGATAAAACAGTAATAGAAGAAGAAAAACAAGAAGTTAAAGAAAAGATATTAGTTGCAAATAATAATGATATTCAGGAAACTAAAGAATATAGATTTGAAAATAATATTAGAAATCTTAAAAAACCTATAATAACTAAAACAAATAGTTTTATTGATGAAGAAAATAGAAGCAGTATTAATAATGATGAGGAAAATAATAATAATTCTGATATTATAGAAACATTTAATAGGACTATAGTTAATAATAATTCAGAATATGCTCACAGATATGAAATAAAAAATTCTACTATCAATAATAGAGCAATAGAAAAAATATCAGAAGAGATGCGTTTTGAAGATGAAGAGAAGCATAATAATCCTTATTCTGATTATCATAAAAAACCATTTGATATAGTATCAGATGATTATATGGATAAGCATAATAAGATGGGTTCAAAAATGTCTATATTCGGTGAAACTTCTACTGTTGATAATGATTTGGAAAAACCTGCTTTTTTGAGACGTCAAATACAGGCAAGAAATACTATGAGATAA
- the mtaB gene encoding tRNA (N(6)-L-threonylcarbamoyladenosine(37)-C(2))-methylthiotransferase MtaB: MNIHIHTFGCRLNQYESEKISYELKNLGANITELDNAEAIAINTCTVTNDSDKKLMSYLEKLGDIQNKKVFLIGCYVSKKDKDSSIFKDNIVLIPNEKKEEASEIIFNTLHNNLENKIDNPIFFPQEQSRAYLKIQDGCNVFCTYCIVSRVRGSHRSVEPSKIYDAVKMANDYNYKEIVLTGLNLGSYNYNNEINFTKILKNILEHSSKYGIRIRLSSIEPIYFDDELISLFKNDDILCPHAHIPLQSGSNKILQLMNRRYTREDYLNITEKLYKTNSNMSISSDVMVGFPHEDNNDFNDTYDLCEKSKFIKIHIFRYSNRENTPSSKMDNQVGYRAKLKRAKILNDLNNKLKDSYYKNAEGRNLKIVIEKDLKDNSYIGTSAEYLKCKLHSENTLNKKDLVSAKALRYEGGIMICE; the protein is encoded by the coding sequence ATGAATATACATATACATACTTTTGGATGCCGACTCAATCAATATGAAAGTGAAAAAATTTCATACGAATTAAAAAACTTAGGGGCAAATATAACAGAATTAGATAATGCCGAAGCTATAGCTATAAATACATGCACTGTTACTAATGACAGCGATAAAAAACTTATGTCATATTTAGAAAAATTGGGTGATATACAAAATAAAAAAGTATTTCTAATAGGATGTTATGTTTCAAAAAAAGATAAAGATTCTTCTATATTTAAAGATAATATTGTACTAATACCAAATGAGAAAAAAGAAGAGGCTTCTGAAATAATATTCAATACTTTACATAATAATTTAGAAAATAAAATAGACAATCCAATATTCTTTCCTCAGGAACAGAGCAGAGCCTATTTAAAAATACAGGATGGATGCAATGTTTTTTGTACTTATTGTATAGTATCAAGAGTACGTGGAAGTCATAGAAGTGTTGAGCCTTCAAAAATATATGATGCTGTAAAAATGGCTAATGATTACAACTATAAAGAAATTGTACTTACAGGCTTAAATCTTGGTTCATACAACTATAATAATGAAATAAACTTCACAAAAATACTTAAAAATATATTAGAGCATTCATCAAAATATGGTATAAGAATAAGACTTTCATCTATTGAGCCTATTTACTTTGATGATGAGCTTATAAGCCTATTTAAAAATGATGATATACTTTGTCCGCATGCTCATATACCTTTACAGTCTGGAAGCAATAAAATATTACAGCTTATGAACAGAAGATATACAAGAGAAGATTATTTAAATATCACAGAAAAACTGTATAAAACTAATTCAAATATGTCTATAAGCAGCGATGTAATGGTTGGCTTTCCCCATGAGGATAATAATGACTTTAATGACACTTATGATTTATGCGAAAAATCAAAATTCATAAAGATTCATATATTCAGATATTCTAACAGAGAAAATACTCCTTCATCAAAGATGGATAATCAAGTGGGATACAGAGCTAAATTAAAAAGGGCTAAAATACTAAATGATTTAAATAATAAACTTAAAGATTCATATTACAAAAATGCTGAAGGAAGAAATTTAAAAATAGTAATAGAAAAAGATTTAAAAGATAACAGCTATATTGGAACAAGTGCTGAATATTTAAAATGCAAACTTCATAGTGAAAATACCCTAAACAAAAAGGATCTTGTATCAGCGAAAGCATTGAGATATGAAGGCGGTATTATGATTTGTGAGTAA
- a CDS encoding Abi family protein: MKDYNNPALSINDQIKLLQSRGLIIKDINYAKTVLEKLNYYNFSGYTYIFEDKSNKRTHNFSNNTTFEEIFEVFKYDVQIRQLLFSCISYIEIFMRNIISRNFLDVYNNDPFANYNLMKYNNINNEINKEVERSKEIFINHYKNEYLNYPKISIWIIVEIMSLGTLSKFYSSSEKKITNFDN; this comes from the coding sequence ATGAAAGATTATAATAATCCAGCTTTATCAATTAATGATCAAATAAAATTACTTCAATCTAGAGGTTTAATAATAAAAGATATAAATTATGCTAAGACGGTTTTAGAAAAATTAAATTATTATAATTTTAGCGGATATACTTATATATTTGAAGATAAATCAAATAAAAGAACTCATAATTTTTCAAATAATACTACTTTTGAAGAGATATTTGAAGTTTTTAAATATGATGTACAAATAAGACAGCTTTTATTTTCTTGCATTTCTTATATAGAAATATTTATGAGAAATATTATATCTAGAAATTTTTTAGATGTATATAATAATGATCCATTTGCTAATTATAATTTAATGAAATATAATAATATAAATAATGAAATAAATAAAGAAGTTGAACGTTCAAAAGAGATATTCATTAACCACTATAAAAATGAATATTTAAATTATCCTAAAATATCAATCTGGATAATTGTAGAAATAATGAGTCTTGGTACATTATCAAAATTTTATTCTTCTTCTGAAAAAAAAATTACAAACTTTGATAACTAA
- a CDS encoding SMI1/KNR4 family protein, with protein sequence MINKELNNKRKQNILNLLNKCKETDKNFKQFASESHKYKLNPPINKNKVIELENKYEFKLPEDYFWFITEVGNGGACYGYSMDKFEDMYFDYLKYDNRIDLMIEYSKKVNEGNANDIENTDFEYYGILRFGTLGCSSSIGLIVTGENRGKVVYYDDEFYEEPFITCYDNFLDYYENWALETSLDYNMGSFGLRLKFEIDDLIKYYYDILNNKKEDNIINKQSIITTMYKYKSLEEQYLNEIYNLYNLEKDENYKLKLVYLLDNHNYKKIEKHIKDAFQNNDIIDSYVKVLYLKVHADNNLFVGNFKKEIFDWTDEIKLALEYYKKLHNEENKINNYRLLIDMALYLYKNNLIDFNEFDIFINNRNSTILYILSLNILENDDIFNIYINEFVESCSNKNTAQIRNTIAYLENILKNNKKYKKEIINTIKTEYQKLLEYYKINEPEDESIIHFINNTSKRIFNY encoded by the coding sequence ATGATAAATAAAGAACTTAATAATAAAAGAAAACAAAATATTTTAAATCTTTTAAATAAATGCAAAGAAACAGATAAAAACTTCAAACAATTTGCATCAGAAAGTCATAAATACAAATTAAATCCTCCTATAAATAAAAATAAAGTTATAGAATTAGAAAATAAATATGAATTCAAACTTCCGGAAGATTATTTTTGGTTTATAACAGAAGTCGGAAATGGTGGGGCTTGTTATGGCTACAGTATGGATAAATTTGAAGATATGTATTTTGATTATTTGAAATATGATAACAGAATAGATTTAATGATAGAATATTCAAAAAAAGTTAATGAAGGAAATGCTAATGATATAGAAAATACAGACTTTGAATATTATGGAATATTAAGGTTCGGAACCTTGGGTTGTTCTTCTTCTATAGGTTTAATAGTAACAGGAGAAAATAGAGGAAAAGTTGTTTATTATGATGATGAGTTTTATGAAGAACCTTTTATCACTTGTTATGATAATTTTCTTGATTATTATGAGAATTGGGCCTTGGAAACATCTCTTGATTATAATATGGGTTCTTTTGGGTTAAGATTAAAATTTGAAATTGATGATTTAATTAAATACTATTATGATATATTAAATAATAAAAAAGAAGATAATATTATAAATAAACAAAGCATTATAACAACAATGTATAAATACAAATCATTAGAAGAACAGTATTTAAATGAAATATATAATTTATACAATTTAGAAAAAGATGAAAATTATAAATTAAAACTTGTTTATTTATTAGATAATCATAATTATAAAAAAATAGAAAAACATATAAAAGATGCATTTCAAAATAATGATATTATAGATTCTTATGTTAAAGTTTTATATTTAAAAGTTCATGCTGACAATAATTTGTTTGTAGGCAATTTTAAAAAAGAAATTTTTGATTGGACAGATGAAATAAAATTAGCACTGGAATATTATAAAAAACTACATAATGAAGAAAATAAAATAAATAATTACAGGCTTCTTATTGATATGGCTTTATACCTTTATAAAAATAATTTAATAGATTTTAATGAATTTGATATATTTATTAATAATAGAAACTCTACTATATTATATATTCTATCTCTAAATATTTTAGAAAATGATGATATATTTAACATTTATATAAATGAATTTGTAGAAAGCTGTTCAAATAAAAATACTGCTCAAATAAGAAATACAATCGCATATTTGGAAAATATTTTAAAAAATAATAAAAAGTATAAAAAAGAAATAATAAACACAATAAAAACAGAATACCAAAAATTATTAGAATATTATAAAATCAATGAACCAGAAGATGAATCTATAATACATTTTATAAACAATACTTCAAAAAGAATATTTAATTATTAA
- a CDS encoding BspA family leucine-rich repeat surface protein — MKYKPTSRKELKDLVTDESIYLGDIDTSLITDMSNLFDFFNRDNYDGIENWDTSNVENMAGMFSANRNFNKDISKWNVSKVKNTAYMFFLAEKFNQPLNDWDVSNVTNMNSMFMNAKSFNQPLNNWNVSKVQSMSDMFNRAESFNQNINDWNVSNVENMNHMFSSAYKFNQPLFKWDTSKVKEMSGMFSLAYAFNQYINNWNVSNVTNMRCMFMFARDFNKPINNWNTKKLKDAGSMFSNTSAFNQNLDDWNIDNLSDMSNFNKDSKLELTFKFKIYLYALTLDKEEKNNLNDFIKNNVKKIYKIIENHKNKKVNLLKRYLINNFYNELKELIPDYIESFNSIEEVYNYIDKNYNKKDNKKVKFIDDIKIENIDKRIIKYIYLSYLELKREAYRIKQIDYIINLIDEKSFINAIKTMHTSTNKETSIIMYGIYGGDEALREIYKKEKDSKLCLLVFSINKNSKYAVNMLYNVFKKSKKYEVKEMAEKIIEDIAKENNLSVYEFGLKAIPNFGFDRNGERIINNNQYKMILKNDYTIEFFDIKENKILKQIPKDFDDSTKEEIKYIKKEIPNIIKNQSRNLIKILLTGKKYDFNFFKEIFIDNTIMNKFAINLVWNLFDENNNFITTFRYSGDGSYTNCDDNTVNINNNYFVSLSSPIEMEEEIIVKWKKQLEDYELSQPIMQFTNIKINNLQEALKKLQNMEISYGMVKAFSQKYDMNTERKSYYEINGYSFKDSYNNQEFYIRTKIINTETNYNDKIKINIEFNNANDRFIYTWLILLIWDFRLTEIY, encoded by the coding sequence ATGAAATATAAACCTACAAGCAGAAAAGAATTAAAAGATTTAGTAACAGATGAAAGTATTTATTTGGGTGATATAGATACTAGCCTAATAACTGATATGTCAAACTTATTTGATTTTTTTAATAGAGATAATTATGACGGTATAGAAAATTGGGATACTTCTAATGTAGAAAATATGGCTGGTATGTTTTCTGCTAATAGGAATTTTAATAAAGATATTAGTAAATGGAATGTTTCTAAAGTGAAAAATACAGCTTATATGTTTTTCTTGGCTGAAAAATTTAATCAACCTTTGAATGATTGGGATGTAAGCAATGTTACAAATATGAATAGCATGTTTATGAATGCTAAAAGTTTCAATCAGCCTCTTAATAATTGGAATGTAAGTAAAGTTCAAAGTATGAGCGATATGTTTAATCGTGCTGAGAGTTTTAATCAAAATATAAATGATTGGAATGTAAGTAATGTAGAAAATATGAATCATATGTTTTCATCTGCATATAAATTTAATCAGCCTCTATTTAAATGGGATACTTCTAAAGTAAAAGAAATGTCTGGTATGTTTTCATTAGCTTATGCATTTAATCAGTATATTAATAATTGGAATGTAAGCAATGTTACTAATATGAGATGCATGTTTATGTTTGCAAGAGATTTTAATAAGCCTATTAATAATTGGAATACAAAAAAATTAAAAGATGCAGGAAGCATGTTCTCAAATACATCAGCATTCAATCAAAATTTAGATGATTGGAATATTGATAATCTTTCGGATATGAGTAATTTTAATAAAGATTCTAAATTAGAATTAACATTTAAATTCAAAATTTATTTATATGCATTGACTTTGGATAAAGAAGAAAAAAATAATTTAAATGATTTTATAAAAAACAATGTAAAAAAGATATATAAAATTATAGAAAATCATAAAAATAAAAAAGTTAATCTCCTTAAAAGATATTTAATAAATAATTTTTATAATGAATTAAAAGAATTAATACCAGATTATATTGAAAGTTTTAATAGCATAGAAGAAGTTTATAATTATATAGACAAAAACTATAATAAAAAAGATAATAAAAAAGTAAAATTTATAGATGATATAAAAATAGAAAATATAGATAAAAGAATAATAAAATATATTTACTTATCATATTTAGAATTGAAAAGAGAAGCCTACAGAATAAAACAAATAGATTATATTATAAATTTAATTGATGAAAAATCTTTTATAAATGCAATTAAAACAATGCACACAAGCACCAATAAAGAAACATCTATTATTATGTATGGAATATATGGAGGAGATGAAGCATTAAGAGAGATTTATAAAAAAGAAAAAGATTCAAAATTATGTTTACTTGTATTTTCTATCAATAAAAACAGTAAATATGCTGTTAATATGCTTTATAATGTGTTTAAGAAAAGTAAAAAATATGAAGTAAAAGAGATGGCAGAAAAAATTATTGAGGATATAGCAAAAGAAAATAATTTGAGCGTTTATGAATTCGGATTAAAAGCTATACCGAATTTTGGATTCGATAGAAACGGCGAGAGAATAATAAATAATAATCAATATAAAATGATTTTGAAAAATGATTATACTATAGAGTTTTTTGATATCAAAGAAAATAAAATATTAAAACAAATACCTAAAGACTTTGATGATAGTACAAAAGAAGAAATTAAATACATAAAAAAAGAAATTCCAAATATTATAAAAAATCAAAGCAGAAATTTAATAAAAATTCTATTAACAGGCAAAAAGTATGATTTTAATTTTTTCAAAGAAATATTTATTGATAATACAATAATGAATAAATTTGCTATTAATTTAGTTTGGAATTTATTTGATGAAAATAATAATTTTATAACAACATTCAGATATTCAGGCGATGGAAGTTATACCAACTGCGATGATAATACAGTGAATATAAATAATAATTATTTTGTAAGTTTATCAAGCCCTATAGAAATGGAAGAAGAAATTATAGTAAAATGGAAAAAACAGCTTGAGGATTATGAATTATCACAGCCAATAATGCAGTTTACAAATATAAAAATAAATAATTTACAAGAAGCATTAAAAAAATTACAAAATATGGAAATAAGTTATGGAATGGTAAAAGCATTTTCTCAAAAGTATGATATGAATACCGAACGTAAAAGCTATTATGAAATTAACGGATATTCATTTAAAGACTCATACAATAATCAAGAATTTTATATAAGAACAAAAATTATCAATACTGAAACCAATTATAATGATAAAATAAAAATTAATATCGAGTTTAATAATGCTAATGACAGATTCATATATACTTGGCTTATACTTTTAATATGGGATTTTAGATTAACAGAAATATACTGA
- a CDS encoding tetratricopeptide repeat protein: protein MIKKEIQQLFELGKNAFKEKRYEEAILNLEKIIDIYNKDLVFYSDDEFIIYSDDDNDEASDEDINNMHNILISAYYNIGTSKCNLKMYEESIEYFDKTIELNDEHSNAYYSRGVAEYSLGLYEDAIKDFNKTLELDSDFKDAYFIRALSYAKIDKHKEAVDDFNTLLIEYNEINYIYYYYRGLSKYNLNLLEEAIEDFTIAIDYFPDESYIYYERALVYSNLNMFKNAVDDYTKAIELNEMDADSYYNRALTYFKLEEYDKAIEDYNKVLELNPDDTEAIYNKGLCKQNLDLFEEAIEDFDSIIDSDNEFVCYSLGICHLELKRYEEAIDYFDVFIKFNPYYADAYYYRGNAKFDLEHYEEAIEDYNKTLELDNDHIDAYYERAMVKINLNLYDEAMKDFDEALYNAESDSDKAYLYTLKAALNEISKDYEEAIDNYTKAIDLGNECYYKRAIAKHNAGLVKEAINDYNKAIDLEPDNYEIYSYKGNAELDLFLYEDAIKDFNKAIELNPNYDEAYYNRGIANEALKNYEESFKDYETTIKLNKEHDYAFNNLGGCYVRLKEYDKALENFYKALEINSELSLPYNNIGEVKSRLALKEKNNIENYNKLNSEALEYFNKSYQTALKNNDEYEMNAIMDNMKELAAENIEPAIEFLKNNNIDY, encoded by the coding sequence ATGATAAAAAAAGAAATACAGCAATTATTTGAATTAGGAAAGAATGCTTTTAAAGAAAAAAGATATGAAGAAGCTATTTTGAATTTAGAGAAGATAATTGATATTTATAATAAGGATCTAGTTTTTTATTCTGATGATGAATTTATTATTTATAGTGATGATGATAATGATGAAGCTAGTGATGAAGATATTAATAATATGCATAATATTTTGATCAGTGCTTATTATAATATAGGTACTTCTAAATGTAATTTAAAAATGTATGAAGAGTCTATAGAATATTTTGATAAAACTATAGAACTTAATGATGAACACAGCAATGCATATTATAGCAGAGGAGTTGCTGAATATAGTTTAGGATTATATGAAGATGCTATAAAAGATTTTAATAAAACTTTAGAATTAGATTCTGATTTTAAAGATGCTTATTTTATTAGGGCTTTATCTTATGCCAAAATAGATAAACATAAAGAGGCTGTCGATGATTTTAATACATTATTAATAGAATATAATGAAATTAATTATATATATTATTATTATAGGGGATTATCTAAATATAATTTGAATTTATTGGAAGAAGCCATTGAAGATTTTACCATTGCTATAGATTATTTTCCTGATGAAAGTTATATATATTATGAAAGGGCTTTAGTTTATTCCAATTTAAATATGTTTAAAAATGCTGTAGATGATTATACTAAGGCTATAGAGCTTAATGAAATGGATGCTGATTCTTATTATAACAGAGCTTTGACATACTTTAAATTAGAAGAATATGATAAAGCTATAGAAGACTATAATAAAGTTCTAGAATTGAATCCTGATGATACAGAAGCTATTTATAATAAGGGTTTATGCAAACAAAATTTAGATTTATTTGAGGAAGCTATAGAAGATTTTGATTCTATTATTGATTCTGATAATGAATTTGTTTGTTATAGTTTAGGTATTTGTCATTTAGAATTAAAAAGATATGAAGAAGCTATTGATTATTTTGATGTATTTATAAAGTTTAATCCTTATTATGCTGATGCGTATTATTATAGAGGAAATGCTAAGTTTGATTTAGAACATTATGAAGAAGCTATTGAAGATTATAATAAAACTTTAGAATTAGATAATGATCATATAGATGCTTATTATGAAAGAGCTATGGTAAAGATTAATTTGAATTTATATGATGAGGCTATGAAAGATTTTGATGAAGCTTTATATAATGCAGAGTCAGATTCTGATAAAGCTTATTTATATACTTTAAAAGCTGCTTTAAATGAAATATCAAAAGATTATGAAGAGGCCATAGATAATTATACTAAGGCAATAGATCTTGGAAATGAATGTTATTATAAGAGGGCTATTGCTAAACATAATGCTGGATTAGTAAAAGAGGCTATCAATGATTATAATAAAGCTATAGATTTGGAGCCTGATAATTATGAAATATATAGTTATAAGGGAAATGCGGAACTTGATTTATTTTTGTATGAAGATGCTATTAAAGATTTTAATAAGGCTATAGAGTTAAATCCGAATTATGATGAAGCATATTATAATAGGGGTATTGCTAATGAGGCATTGAAAAATTATGAAGAATCTTTTAAAGATTATGAAACTACTATAAAATTAAATAAAGAACATGATTATGCTTTTAATAATTTGGGCGGGTGCTATGTGAGGCTAAAAGAATATGACAAGGCATTGGAGAATTTTTATAAAGCATTAGAAATAAATTCTGAACTTTCTTTACCTTATAATAATATAGGTGAAGTAAAATCAAGATTGGCTTTAAAAGAAAAAAACAATATAGAAAATTATAATAAATTAAATAGTGAAGCATTAGAGTATTTTAATAAATCTTATCAAACAGCTTTAAAAAATAATGATGAATATGAAATGAATGCAATTATGGATAACATGAAAGAATTAGCGGCTGAAAATATAGAGCCTGCAATAGAGTTCTTAAAAAATAATAATATTGATTATTAA
- a CDS encoding suppressor of fused domain protein: protein MNKEELSNNEEINTSGFDAITETFEKIYPEQKDPLHYRPIISYQFGGKDPLDGISIYRGKGYYHFVTYGFSELYEKESENKDYSGFGFELTFKLKMNEKQINNTKDDDSADNEIKTVVGFLQQLARYVFESGSVFNPYEYIWTKQKEGIDAEQKSKITGFITIPDEAGEINTPNGKVIFVELLGAADPELNAVYNKKITVKELAQKIGTDITDYNRESLL from the coding sequence ATGAATAAAGAAGAGCTAAGTAATAATGAAGAAATAAATACTTCAGGTTTTGATGCTATAACTGAAACATTTGAGAAAATATATCCTGAACAAAAAGATCCTCTGCATTACAGACCTATAATATCTTATCAGTTTGGAGGAAAAGACCCTCTTGACGGAATAAGTATTTACAGAGGTAAAGGATATTATCATTTTGTTACTTACGGATTCAGCGAGCTTTATGAAAAAGAATCAGAAAATAAAGACTACAGCGGATTCGGTTTCGAACTTACTTTCAAATTAAAAATGAATGAAAAACAAATTAATAATACTAAAGATGATGATAGCGCTGATAATGAAATAAAAACTGTTGTAGGATTTTTACAGCAATTGGCAAGATATGTATTTGAAAGCGGTTCAGTTTTTAATCCTTATGAATATATATGGACTAAACAAAAAGAAGGAATAGATGCTGAACAAAAATCTAAAATAACAGGATTTATAACTATACCAGATGAAGCAGGTGAAATAAATACTCCTAATGGAAAAGTTATTTTTGTTGAGCTTTTAGGTGCTGCAGATCCAGAGCTTAATGCTGTATACAATAAAAAAATCACAGTAAAAGAATTGGCTCAAAAAATAGGAACCGATATAACAGATTATAACAGAGAATCTTTATTATAA